A genomic region of Ananas comosus cultivar F153 unplaced genomic scaffold, ASM154086v1, whole genome shotgun sequence contains the following coding sequences:
- the LOC109705079 gene encoding uncharacterized protein LOC109705079, producing MLSETKKEAEEEKRVMQEELADMKQKYEDMHNEMMTMKALVESIGKKPQILGEGISCIPQGHKLSGTALPHDGSPPNNGASSSHSSYEAPPTQVHRVKTILPRKVQVVSNIVVIFYLFSSISYSF from the exons ATGCTTTCTGAGACCAAAAAAGAAGCCGAGGAGGAGAAACGTGTAATGCAAGAAGAATTAGCAGATATGAAACAAAAGTATGAAGATATGCACAATGAAATGATGACAATGAAAGCATTAGTAGAATCAATAGGTAAAAAGCCTCAAATATTAGGAGAAGGAATATCATGCATTCCACAAGGCCACAAGCTA AGTGGCACCGCTCTTCCTCATGATGGATCACCTCCTAATAATGGGGCAAGCTCTTCTCACTCTAGTTATGAAGCACCACCAACTCAG GTACATCGAGTTAAGACTATCCTCCCAAGGAAAGTACAAGTTGTATCAAATATTGTGGTTATCTtctatctcttttcttctatctCTTATTCTTTCTAA